A window of Candidatus Krumholzibacteriia bacterium contains these coding sequences:
- a CDS encoding hemolysin family protein gives MIVDLALMIALFTLLGLSAFFSGSETALFALGSSERHLIRKRQDLPSRRVALHLDRLQEVLATILLGNTLVNILMAVLATRLFIRHLGPRQGALAGTIAVTLTVLVFGEVLPKTLAVLRPRVFSLRIARPLLMFRSFLDPLSSRLESASLAVRGVLVRRLPADPPEVQEEDLLALMRMAVEEGSLDEKEFELVRGVFELEDTPVEDTMIPRMDLFLLEDTMSVRAALPTIREAGFRHVPLYREQPDRVTGILLATDLLGHESSEEALSRFARPARFCPESQSAGSLLVELLEEGESQALVIDEYGALSGLAGLEDLFEVLVGEIFSRRDYESQRFFMPDENTFIVSARMDLPRARELTGLKLAGRDVETLGGYLLDSLGEVPEVGESHILESFRWTLMDAKGPSLKTLKLERVS, from the coding sequence ATGATCGTGGACCTTGCGCTGATGATCGCCCTTTTCACCCTCCTGGGCCTGTCCGCCTTTTTCTCGGGTTCGGAAACTGCACTCTTTGCCCTGGGTTCATCCGAGAGACACTTGATCCGGAAGCGACAGGATCTGCCCTCACGAAGAGTCGCCCTGCACCTGGATCGACTACAGGAAGTGCTGGCCACCATTCTTCTGGGGAATACCCTGGTGAACATCCTCATGGCCGTTTTGGCTACAAGGCTCTTCATCCGTCATCTGGGACCGAGGCAGGGTGCCCTGGCCGGTACGATTGCGGTGACGCTGACCGTTCTTGTCTTCGGCGAAGTGCTTCCCAAGACTCTTGCGGTTCTTCGCCCGAGAGTCTTCAGCTTGCGGATCGCTCGACCTCTCTTGATGTTTCGGAGCTTTCTGGATCCTCTCTCCTCCCGTCTGGAGTCGGCCAGCCTTGCCGTCCGGGGTGTACTTGTACGAAGACTTCCCGCCGACCCTCCGGAAGTGCAGGAAGAGGATTTGCTGGCCCTGATGAGAATGGCCGTCGAGGAGGGGAGCCTCGACGAGAAGGAGTTCGAACTTGTCCGGGGGGTGTTCGAACTGGAAGACACTCCGGTAGAAGACACCATGATCCCGCGGATGGATCTATTTCTGCTCGAAGACACGATGTCCGTTCGGGCCGCTCTCCCGACCATCCGGGAGGCGGGGTTCCGGCATGTGCCTCTTTACCGGGAACAGCCAGATCGGGTCACGGGAATTCTTCTGGCTACAGATCTTCTGGGCCACGAGAGTTCCGAGGAAGCGCTTTCCCGCTTTGCCCGCCCGGCCCGCTTCTGTCCCGAGAGCCAGTCGGCAGGATCTCTTCTGGTGGAACTGCTTGAGGAGGGGGAGAGTCAGGCACTCGTGATCGACGAGTATGGAGCGCTTTCCGGGTTGGCGGGCCTGGAGGACCTCTTTGAAGTTCTGGTTGGGGAGATTTTCAGCCGCCGGGACTATGAGAGCCAGCGCTTCTTCATGCCTGATGAGAACACCTTCATTGTCTCTGCCCGAATGGATCTTCCCCGCGCCCGAGAACTGACAGGCCTGAAGCTTGCCGGACGGGATGTGGAAACTCTCGGGGGCTATCTCCTCGACAGTCTCGGAGAAGTCCCCGAAGTCGGGGAAAGTCACATTCTGGAGAGCTTTCGCTGGACCCTGATGGATGCAAAAGGCCCCTCCCTGAAGACCCTGAAGCTGGAGCGTGTCTCATGA
- a CDS encoding XRE family transcriptional regulator: MDITELGGRIKRMRKARGMTLKQVEALSHVSATHISEIERGKTSPTINALSRISGALGKDTSFFLETRSLENVSRICFEDREKKKFRSTEGYYQPLTAGIPGGHLQIFRIHLEPSSVLEFEDTMSSGEVTLLCERGQFRFDGTEDSHELEEGDSVHFTGALGVRIESGSRRDCDLILVSTQRHSLENF; this comes from the coding sequence ATGGATATCACGGAACTGGGAGGCAGGATCAAGCGCATGCGCAAGGCCCGGGGCATGACCCTCAAACAGGTCGAGGCCCTCAGCCATGTTTCCGCAACCCATATCTCGGAAATCGAAAGAGGCAAAACCAGCCCCACGATCAATGCACTTTCGAGAATCTCCGGCGCCCTGGGCAAGGACACTTCTTTCTTCCTCGAAACCCGAAGTCTGGAAAATGTCAGCCGGATCTGTTTCGAGGATCGGGAAAAGAAGAAATTTCGTTCGACGGAAGGCTACTACCAGCCACTGACGGCCGGGATTCCCGGAGGGCATCTGCAGATCTTCCGGATTCATCTGGAACCCTCGTCCGTCCTCGAGTTCGAAGACACTATGTCATCCGGGGAAGTAACCCTGCTTTGCGAGCGTGGCCAGTTCCGTTTCGACGGAACAGAAGACAGCCACGAACTGGAAGAAGGGGACAGCGTACACTTTACCGGCGCTCTTGGTGTTCGGATCGAGTCGGGCAGTCGCCGGGACTGCGACCTGATCCTTGTCAGCACACAGCGCCACAGTCTCGAGAACTTCTAG
- a CDS encoding cupin domain-containing protein codes for MVPIFIGSKGGIVEQLSKAEIGERLKRFRLSKKLTLKNIEASSGVSATHISEIERGKSSPTVGALDRIARAMGSEPSYFVEVDELPSSILLKADNRRRFRFLEPPVEIESLSGSIPHSRISFMKMTWEKGAVATGEVNRHEGEEFILLLKGILEVNVDNERQVLKEGDSLHYHASSPHRIENIGDGPCEAWVVTVPSFKI; via the coding sequence ATGGTTCCTATTTTCATTGGGTCAAAGGGGGGAATTGTGGAGCAACTCAGCAAGGCAGAAATCGGGGAGAGGCTGAAGCGTTTTCGCCTTTCCAAGAAACTGACGCTCAAGAACATCGAAGCGAGCAGCGGGGTTTCGGCAACCCATATCTCTGAAATCGAGAGAGGAAAGAGCAGCCCCACGGTGGGGGCTCTCGACCGGATTGCCCGGGCCATGGGAAGTGAACCCTCCTATTTTGTGGAGGTGGATGAACTGCCCAGTTCTATCCTGCTCAAGGCGGATAACCGTCGCCGCTTCCGTTTTCTGGAACCCCCGGTGGAGATCGAATCCTTGTCCGGCTCCATTCCCCATTCCCGAATCTCCTTTATGAAGATGACCTGGGAAAAGGGTGCCGTGGCGACCGGCGAGGTGAATCGACATGAGGGCGAGGAGTTTATTCTCCTGCTCAAGGGAATCCTGGAAGTCAATGTAGACAATGAGCGACAGGTTCTCAAAGAGGGCGACAGCCTTCATTATCACGCGTCCAGTCCGCACCGCATTGAGAACATTGGCGACGGCCCCTGCGAAGCCTGGGTGGTCACCGTGCCGAGTTTCAAAATCTAG
- a CDS encoding M1 family aminopeptidase: MKTALIALLLPLSLLASGEPSIDKLREAPTCRGRSGHLDRGGESGPGQSEWRARYYEIDGLLDFDAERMDGNLRAWLTPEETADSLVLDALWNMEIHSVLIDGAEADWFHDGSERLSISTQDIEVGIEHLIEVDYEAFENTDYFGAFVFASYEDEEVTHPIAYTMTETQYAGSWWPCIDRLDHKPDSVSLRITVPDTLVVASNGTLDELLDHGDGSRTYHWTERHPIATYLVSITVSNYLQPDLDGLPWTDWYHFEDGDSMPMTWFIWPRDEEGAATSLPWTHDMMDCFRARFGEYPFRDEKYGVAEYRFMGGMEHQTISSLGSVTITSVDSISHVSPHELAHQWFGDHVTCATWEDVWLNEGFATYSEALYYEHFGRWSPGDYLYERRHFDYFPVPVYTSEDPFSAPAAWSVYYKGAWVLHMLRGRLRHLFDEGGEDFAFGESRGDSLFYEVLESWAQDSPASAGTGTTEQFQSHAESLTGLDLESFFQNWVYGLGRPYYYYEWTCVEDWAGWRLDLRLQQVQNGSLFDEPLDLHLGFGSGENDTIITVLPDAESQLYSWTFGEEVTSLDLDPLHRILNHPIEGVIGDGPFSMQQSFPNPFSPSSPCRILLSMREELDLKLAIYDVSGRLVRLLHDKPTPPETYEFNWDGRDDRGNWQSYGVFLVVASTGNWMESRKVVFLPGR; this comes from the coding sequence ATGAAAACTGCACTGATTGCACTGCTACTTCCCCTTTCCCTCCTTGCTTCCGGCGAGCCGTCCATTGACAAGTTGCGGGAAGCCCCCACTTGCCGGGGACGCTCGGGGCATCTGGACCGGGGCGGAGAGAGTGGTCCGGGGCAGAGTGAGTGGCGGGCCCGCTACTATGAAATCGATGGCCTTCTCGATTTCGATGCCGAGCGCATGGACGGGAATCTTCGCGCCTGGCTCACCCCGGAAGAGACGGCCGACAGTCTCGTTCTCGATGCCCTGTGGAACATGGAGATCCACTCGGTTCTCATCGATGGAGCAGAAGCGGACTGGTTCCATGACGGAAGCGAAAGGCTTAGCATCTCCACACAGGACATCGAAGTGGGGATCGAGCACCTGATCGAAGTGGATTACGAAGCATTTGAAAACACCGACTACTTTGGCGCCTTTGTTTTCGCTTCCTACGAAGACGAGGAAGTCACCCACCCCATCGCCTATACCATGACCGAAACCCAGTACGCGGGAAGCTGGTGGCCCTGCATCGACCGCCTGGATCACAAGCCGGACTCTGTCTCCCTTCGTATCACGGTCCCGGATACGCTGGTCGTGGCTTCCAATGGAACCCTGGACGAGTTGCTGGATCATGGCGATGGAAGCAGAACCTACCACTGGACCGAACGGCATCCGATTGCCACCTACCTCGTTTCCATTACGGTGTCGAACTACCTCCAGCCCGACCTCGATGGCTTGCCCTGGACCGACTGGTATCACTTTGAGGACGGGGACAGCATGCCCATGACCTGGTTCATCTGGCCCCGGGATGAGGAGGGTGCCGCCACGAGCCTTCCCTGGACTCACGACATGATGGACTGCTTTCGAGCACGCTTCGGGGAGTATCCCTTCCGGGACGAGAAGTACGGAGTGGCGGAGTACCGTTTCATGGGAGGCATGGAGCATCAGACCATCAGCAGTCTCGGCTCGGTAACGATCACCAGCGTGGACTCCATCTCCCATGTTTCTCCCCATGAACTGGCGCACCAGTGGTTTGGAGATCATGTCACCTGTGCAACCTGGGAAGATGTCTGGCTGAACGAAGGCTTCGCCACTTATTCAGAAGCTCTCTACTACGAGCACTTCGGTCGCTGGAGTCCCGGAGACTACCTCTACGAACGGCGCCACTTCGACTACTTCCCGGTTCCGGTTTACACCTCCGAAGATCCCTTCTCCGCTCCGGCGGCCTGGAGTGTCTACTACAAAGGCGCCTGGGTTCTGCACATGCTCCGGGGACGCCTGCGACACCTCTTCGATGAAGGAGGCGAGGATTTCGCTTTCGGGGAAAGCCGGGGCGACTCCCTCTTCTATGAAGTACTGGAAAGCTGGGCACAGGATTCTCCCGCCTCGGCGGGAACCGGCACGACCGAGCAGTTTCAATCGCATGCGGAGTCCCTGACAGGACTTGACCTGGAGAGCTTCTTCCAGAACTGGGTCTATGGGCTCGGGCGTCCTTACTACTATTACGAGTGGACCTGTGTAGAGGACTGGGCGGGATGGAGACTGGATCTGAGGTTGCAACAGGTTCAGAACGGCTCTCTATTTGACGAGCCTCTTGACCTTCATCTGGGTTTCGGATCCGGGGAAAACGATACGATCATCACCGTGCTGCCGGACGCAGAGAGCCAACTCTACAGTTGGACCTTTGGAGAAGAGGTCACATCCCTGGACCTCGATCCGCTACATCGCATTCTCAATCACCCCATCGAGGGAGTGATCGGCGACGGCCCCTTCAGCATGCAACAGTCTTTCCCGAATCCTTTCAGTCCGAGTAGCCCCTGCCGCATTCTCCTCAGCATGCGGGAGGAGCTCGATCTCAAGCTCGCCATTTACGATGTCTCCGGTCGCCTGGTCCGGCTTCTCCATGACAAGCCCACGCCTCCTGAGACCTATGAGTTTAACTGGGATGGAAGGGATGACCGGGGAAACTGGCAGTCCTACGGTGTGTTTCTCGTTGTGGCCAGCACCGGAAACTGGATGGAAAGCCGCAAAGTCGTCTTTTTGCCCGGCCGCTAG
- the nth gene encoding endonuclease III has protein sequence MSRESRKKKVQRAEAIRDELNRLYPDASCSLNFQTPFQLLVSTVLSAQCTDERVNLVTPALFAEAPDAAGLQKLPLLRLEELIRSTGFFRNKARNLKAAADSLLRDHGGEVPCQMEELVKLGGVGRKTANVILGNAFQLPGFPVDTHVGRLSRRLGLSRESDPVKVEKELCGLFDPDSWVLLGHQLIQHGRQVCSSRKPDCENCSLAELCPKRL, from the coding sequence ATGTCCCGGGAAAGTCGCAAGAAGAAAGTTCAGCGAGCCGAGGCGATTCGTGATGAACTGAATCGCCTCTATCCCGATGCCAGTTGTAGCCTGAACTTTCAGACTCCCTTTCAACTACTGGTTTCCACCGTTCTCAGTGCGCAATGCACGGACGAGAGGGTCAACCTTGTGACTCCCGCCCTCTTTGCCGAAGCTCCCGATGCTGCCGGCCTGCAGAAGCTCCCCCTTCTGCGACTGGAAGAACTGATCCGCTCAACAGGGTTCTTCCGCAACAAGGCCAGAAACCTGAAGGCCGCCGCCGATTCCCTGCTAAGGGATCATGGCGGAGAAGTTCCCTGTCAAATGGAGGAACTCGTCAAGCTGGGGGGCGTGGGTCGGAAGACCGCCAATGTGATTCTGGGAAATGCGTTTCAGCTTCCCGGTTTCCCGGTGGACACTCATGTGGGACGCCTTTCGCGCCGTTTGGGCCTGAGCAGGGAAAGTGATCCGGTGAAAGTGGAAAAGGAACTCTGTGGTCTCTTTGACCCCGACAGCTGGGTTCTTCTCGGACACCAGTTGATCCAGCACGGACGACAGGTCTGTTCTTCCCGAAAGCCGGACTGCGAGAACTGCAGTCTTGCGGAACTCTGCCCGAAGCGACTCTAG
- a CDS encoding glycosyltransferase N-terminal domain-containing protein, whose product MIFLYRLLSPLLLSLLPLLALFSPKLAATLRWRREFSSRPLPSVGNPESPGFWIHAASAGELEQARPLIEDIRRRLPSARILLSLGSISARPAKDQVEGCNHVIPLPADRPGRMRSLIQSFRPRAILIVKWDLWPHMLLESHRAGVPVFLLGAVLSPRSGRARWPTRLLYLRLHNLLEWVDAVSEEDGQVFLDLGLPPSRLYVSGDPRFDRVLSRIQERLPHALMDVPPFEQCLLAGSTWPVEENLILDAYAAISREFPSSRLFLVPHEPTESALQRLEEAARERGFPVSRLSRSTGLEAGALLLGDVKGQLSELYSQAEIAYVGGGFTSGVHSVLEAAAQGIPLLFGPGIDRAVEARGLLEAGAAYMVCSGEDLKSHWRELLGNRPLRNSMGNRARRFTEAGSGASQRSLEHLYHRLNLPDKSREKV is encoded by the coding sequence GTGATTTTCCTCTACCGGCTGCTTTCCCCTCTCCTTCTCTCGCTTCTTCCGCTACTGGCTCTCTTCTCTCCCAAGCTGGCGGCCACTCTCCGCTGGAGAAGGGAGTTCTCTTCCCGGCCTCTTCCCTCCGTAGGGAATCCCGAATCTCCGGGATTCTGGATTCATGCAGCCAGTGCCGGTGAACTGGAGCAGGCACGACCGCTCATCGAGGACATTCGCAGGCGCCTTCCTTCGGCACGCATTCTCCTGAGCCTGGGTTCCATTTCCGCACGGCCCGCAAAGGATCAGGTGGAAGGCTGCAACCATGTGATCCCCCTTCCCGCTGACCGGCCCGGCAGGATGCGCTCCCTGATCCAGAGCTTCCGCCCCCGGGCCATTCTGATTGTAAAGTGGGATCTCTGGCCCCACATGCTTCTGGAAAGCCACCGGGCAGGAGTACCGGTCTTTCTCCTTGGCGCCGTCCTGTCTCCCCGTTCGGGGCGGGCTCGCTGGCCGACGCGCCTTCTCTATCTCAGACTGCACAATCTTCTGGAATGGGTGGACGCAGTCAGCGAGGAAGACGGACAGGTCTTTCTTGACCTGGGACTTCCCCCTTCCCGCCTGTATGTCAGCGGAGATCCCCGCTTTGACCGTGTTCTGTCAAGAATTCAGGAGAGACTCCCCCACGCACTGATGGATGTCCCTCCCTTCGAGCAATGTCTGCTGGCCGGAAGCACCTGGCCCGTCGAGGAGAACCTGATCCTCGACGCCTATGCAGCGATCTCCCGTGAATTCCCTTCGTCCAGACTTTTCCTTGTTCCCCATGAACCGACAGAGAGCGCGCTTCAGCGTCTGGAGGAAGCCGCCCGGGAGCGCGGGTTCCCGGTTTCCCGCCTCTCTCGATCCACAGGTCTGGAAGCCGGCGCTCTCTTGCTGGGAGATGTAAAGGGCCAGCTCTCCGAGTTGTATTCACAGGCGGAGATTGCTTATGTGGGAGGAGGATTCACGAGCGGTGTCCACAGTGTGCTGGAGGCGGCAGCACAGGGAATACCGCTTCTCTTCGGCCCCGGAATCGACCGGGCTGTGGAAGCCCGGGGCCTGCTGGAAGCCGGGGCAGCGTACATGGTCTGCAGCGGGGAAGACCTGAAATCCCACTGGAGGGAACTCCTTGGCAATCGGCCACTTCGAAATTCGATGGGGAACAGGGCCCGCCGTTTCACGGAAGCCGGAAGCGGGGCGAGTCAGCGAAGTCTGGAGCATCTCTATCACCGCCTGAATCTCCCTGACAAGAGTCGGGAAAAAGTGTAG
- a CDS encoding DUF1844 domain-containing protein: METTSDFHFLSLVMTHQQAALMHMGKMANPVSGEVERNLDAARYSIEVLESLERKTKGNLNEEEARALQEALTHLRLNFVDEAKQEPASEEEEQEPSPAGDET; the protein is encoded by the coding sequence GTGGAAACGACGAGCGATTTTCATTTCCTGAGCCTTGTCATGACTCATCAGCAGGCGGCTCTCATGCACATGGGCAAGATGGCCAACCCGGTTTCCGGCGAGGTTGAGCGCAATCTGGATGCGGCCCGCTACTCCATCGAGGTTCTCGAGTCTCTGGAAAGGAAGACAAAGGGAAACCTGAACGAGGAGGAAGCCCGCGCCCTTCAGGAAGCCCTCACTCACCTGAGGCTGAACTTCGTGGACGAGGCGAAGCAGGAGCCTGCATCCGAAGAAGAGGAACAGGAGCCCAGTCCTGCGGGAGACGAAACTTGA
- a CDS encoding MazG nucleotide pyrophosphohydrolase domain-containing protein: protein MAHFPEKELRKLWGTLETLLAPGGCPWDREQSSLDINRHLIEEAHEWREAIETKRADHQAEEIGDLAYLLFFALQNLQAEKGIEASSALAGIDRKLRRRHPDLFEGKGESPETAEERLQSWESVKREERREKGEDPGLLKPLPRSMDTLARAWQYQEKAARVGFDWPTLDGVLAKLREEMGELEEALSELPREVPDGPSPSLAYRKTLEEDKLPPIQDEIGDLFFVLVNLCRWLGLSAEEVGNASNEKFLRRFACMEKGVAGQGLALEETDLDTMEEAWRDCKKAERD from the coding sequence ATGGCTCACTTTCCGGAAAAGGAACTTCGAAAGCTCTGGGGGACCCTGGAGACACTTCTTGCGCCCGGCGGCTGCCCCTGGGACCGCGAGCAGAGCTCGCTCGACATCAACCGGCACCTCATCGAGGAAGCCCACGAGTGGCGGGAAGCCATCGAGACGAAGCGGGCAGATCATCAGGCTGAGGAGATCGGCGATCTGGCCTACCTTCTCTTTTTCGCCCTGCAGAATCTACAGGCAGAAAAAGGGATCGAGGCGTCGAGCGCCCTTGCCGGCATCGACCGGAAGCTCCGCCGCCGTCACCCGGACCTTTTTGAAGGAAAGGGAGAGTCCCCCGAAACGGCCGAGGAGAGACTGCAGAGCTGGGAATCGGTCAAGCGAGAGGAACGAAGGGAGAAGGGAGAGGATCCCGGCCTTCTCAAGCCCCTGCCCCGCAGCATGGATACCCTGGCCCGTGCCTGGCAGTATCAGGAGAAGGCCGCTCGTGTGGGTTTTGACTGGCCGACACTCGACGGAGTTCTTGCAAAGCTCCGCGAGGAAATGGGCGAACTGGAAGAAGCCCTCTCGGAACTTCCCCGGGAAGTGCCTGATGGGCCAAGCCCTTCCCTGGCCTATCGAAAGACTCTTGAGGAGGACAAGCTCCCCCCCATCCAGGATGAAATCGGAGACCTGTTCTTTGTACTGGTGAATCTCTGCCGCTGGCTGGGACTAAGTGCCGAAGAAGTGGGAAATGCGTCGAACGAGAAGTTCCTTCGCCGCTTTGCCTGCATGGAAAAAGGCGTGGCAGGCCAGGGACTTGCTCTGGAAGAAACGGATCTCGACACCATGGAAGAGGCCTGGCGGGACTGCAAGAAGGCTGAAAGAGACTAA
- a CDS encoding CNNM domain-containing protein — protein MTGLWPLLLLLSLVGSAVFSGSEIALVSSNRMRQRAEREEGRQLAGLAEKLYRHPSRVLALLLFGTNLFNVLASVSAMILTEKALAMQDLDLPDLGVDLLSTAWIAGLVLLFGEVIPKGIGRAYADRLTRLAAPVLLLLGWIFAPLLWLLDLPGRLLLRLIPGGKPANDESLSWEKLRLHLESGREEGTVEAVEEARIRRIALMSRLTARSLMQPLSQFEIHSLDAPLGPLARRLSEKGMSRAFLYESSPDKLQGFVTTLSLLGLEESLPLKELGRPLRRVPATRSLLDLLDELQLSRGKFAVVTDLQGRDIGVVSLQSLLSELTLIGGTRKIQD, from the coding sequence ATGACGGGGCTCTGGCCACTTCTTCTCCTCCTCTCTCTGGTGGGCAGTGCCGTGTTTTCGGGGAGCGAGATCGCACTGGTTTCGAGCAACCGGATGCGGCAACGAGCAGAGCGGGAGGAAGGCAGACAACTTGCGGGCCTTGCAGAGAAGCTCTACCGGCATCCCAGCAGGGTGCTGGCGCTTTTGCTCTTCGGCACCAATCTCTTCAATGTTCTGGCTTCGGTCAGCGCCATGATCCTGACGGAAAAGGCACTCGCAATGCAGGATCTCGACCTTCCGGATCTGGGAGTCGATCTCTTGTCCACGGCCTGGATCGCCGGACTGGTTCTTCTTTTTGGGGAAGTAATTCCGAAGGGAATCGGGCGCGCCTATGCAGACCGCCTGACCCGACTCGCGGCTCCCGTTCTTCTCTTGCTCGGCTGGATCTTCGCTCCGCTTCTCTGGCTTCTCGACCTTCCGGGGAGGCTTCTGCTGCGCCTGATTCCCGGAGGCAAGCCCGCAAACGATGAGAGTCTTTCCTGGGAAAAGCTTCGCTTGCATCTGGAAAGCGGAAGAGAGGAGGGAACCGTGGAGGCCGTGGAGGAGGCGAGGATTCGGAGAATCGCCCTGATGAGTCGCCTGACCGCCCGATCCCTCATGCAGCCTCTTTCACAGTTCGAAATTCATTCCCTGGATGCCCCTCTCGGACCTCTGGCTCGCAGGCTCTCTGAAAAGGGAATGTCCCGGGCCTTTCTTTATGAAAGCTCCCCTGACAAGCTTCAGGGTTTTGTCACCACGCTCAGCCTACTTGGCCTGGAGGAGTCCCTGCCCCTGAAGGAACTGGGAAGGCCGCTTCGCCGGGTTCCTGCAACCCGAAGCCTCCTCGACCTGCTTGATGAACTGCAGCTTTCCCGCGGGAAATTCGCAGTCGTCACCGATTTGCAGGGCCGCGACATCGGCGTGGTCTCCCTTCAGAGCCTTCTCTCGGAGTTGACCCTCATCGGCGGAACACGCAAGATTCAGGATTAG
- a CDS encoding glycosyltransferase family 9 protein yields MIRFGALGDLLLTLPTLEALSRQGESVDFLCRERYSSLLRPLPWIRRLWTLPEGSGLFALRELSRNLESEHYDRVFDLHGNLRSRSLRLMMAGSGSRWQESPRSSLYRRLLVLAPDALRPGLRRRPFIPVAERHLLLLEKEGYSKSPEPRPLYPLSKALLDEARCRLDAAGFPEDCPPLALAPSAAWPTKIWPHFDRLLEILPDSLPILLLGGSAEREICESLSARARQKTISVTSEEDLSKVAALLSCSCTLVSADSGLAHLSEAVGRPSLVLFGPTVPQFGFPPRLPGSVLLEKDLPCRPCSLHGKKPCRKTRRDCLEGIPAEALRDALLEGGLL; encoded by the coding sequence ATGATTCGATTCGGAGCTCTGGGAGATCTGCTTCTCACTCTCCCCACCCTGGAGGCGCTCTCCCGTCAAGGTGAGTCCGTGGATTTCCTTTGCCGGGAACGATATTCCAGCCTTCTCCGCCCCCTCCCCTGGATCCGCCGACTGTGGACCCTTCCCGAAGGAAGCGGCCTCTTTGCCCTTCGCGAGCTTTCCCGGAACCTGGAGTCGGAACACTATGACCGGGTTTTTGACCTCCACGGCAACCTCCGAAGCCGCAGCCTTCGCCTGATGATGGCCGGTAGCGGAAGCCGCTGGCAGGAAAGTCCCCGGAGTTCACTCTACCGGCGCTTGCTTGTCCTCGCTCCCGATGCCCTTCGTCCAGGCCTGCGGAGACGGCCCTTTATCCCTGTTGCCGAGCGGCACCTCCTTCTGCTGGAAAAGGAAGGCTATTCGAAATCTCCGGAACCCCGCCCCCTTTACCCGCTGTCAAAGGCCCTGCTGGATGAGGCCCGCTGCCGCCTGGATGCCGCCGGCTTCCCCGAGGACTGCCCTCCCCTGGCTCTGGCTCCCTCTGCCGCCTGGCCCACGAAGATCTGGCCACACTTTGACCGGCTTCTCGAAATCCTCCCGGACTCCCTACCGATTCTTCTTTTGGGAGGATCTGCAGAAAGGGAGATCTGTGAAAGCCTCTCCGCCCGGGCTCGCCAGAAAACGATTTCGGTGACTTCTGAGGAGGATCTTTCAAAAGTCGCCGCCCTTCTCTCCTGCTCCTGCACTCTGGTCTCTGCGGACTCCGGTCTGGCCCATCTTTCGGAAGCTGTCGGCAGACCTTCCCTCGTTCTCTTCGGCCCCACGGTTCCCCAGTTTGGCTTTCCACCCCGCCTTCCCGGAAGTGTCCTCCTTGAAAAGGATCTGCCCTGCCGTCCCTGCTCTCTGCATGGGAAGAAGCCCTGCAGGAAAACCCGACGGGACTGCCTGGAGGGAATCCCCGCAGAAGCCCTCCGGGATGCTCTGCTTGAGGGAGGGCTTCTGTGA
- a CDS encoding secondary thiamine-phosphate synthase enzyme YjbQ, with the protein MKIITREISCSTQGDGDTKDLGESLERILKESALQEGMAHLFIGGSTAGITTLEFEPGVVEDLAGVFEEIAPRNRDWKHHQRWGDHNGHSHVRSALLGPSLSLPFRNGRLALGTWQQVVLIDFDEMPRERKVLVQLQGI; encoded by the coding sequence ATGAAGATCATCACCCGGGAAATTTCCTGTTCCACACAGGGCGATGGCGACACGAAAGACCTCGGAGAAAGCCTGGAGAGAATCCTGAAGGAAAGTGCCCTGCAAGAAGGCATGGCACATCTTTTCATCGGAGGCTCGACGGCCGGGATCACGACCCTTGAATTCGAGCCGGGAGTCGTGGAGGATCTGGCCGGGGTATTCGAGGAGATAGCTCCCCGCAATCGGGACTGGAAACATCATCAGCGCTGGGGAGATCACAATGGACACAGCCATGTGCGCTCGGCGCTTCTCGGCCCGTCCCTGTCACTCCCCTTCCGGAATGGGAGACTGGCACTGGGAACATGGCAGCAGGTGGTCCTCATCGACTTCGATGAGATGCCACGCGAAAGGAAGGTGCTCGTCCAGCTACAGGGGATCTAG